The Actinocorallia herbida DNA window GGAGCCGCAGTAGGCCTCGGCGTAGGCGGCGGTCGAGATCGTGACGACCCCCGCGGTGGCGGCGACGGTCATCGCACCGGCCGCCAGGGTCTTCTTGAGCACGCTCATGCTGTTCTGTCCCTTCTTGATCAGCCGCAGTTGGTGCCGCGCTTGCCGGCCTCGGTGCCGGTGATCCGGCCCATCCAGTCGACGCACTTGCCCGCGGCCGAGACATAGATCGGGCCCGCGTAGGAGGTGTAGTAGCCGCCGTCGTAGGCGGGCCAGTGGGTGCCGACGGGGCTGACGGACAGACCCGCCTCGAGGAGGACCGCGGAGCCCGCGGAGTTGCGCTTGGCGACCACGCAGTTCTTGCCCGTGGCGAAGCTGTAGGTGAGGAAGACCGTGCCCTTCGATCCGATGGCCGCGGAGTTGACGACGCTGTAGCCGGATCCGCACTCCCCGCCGTAGGTGGCGGCGGCGGCCGGGCCCGCGACGGCGAAGGTCACGGCGAGGGCGGTGACGGACAGGGCCGCGGTGGTGGCGGTCCGCTTGAAGTTCATGAGGGTGCTCCTGACGGGCGAAGGGGGCGGGACGGGCAAGGCGGTTCAGCCGCAGTTGGTGCCGTAGCGGGTGAGGGAGGCGGTGCCGATGGTGCCGCCCCAGTCGACGCAGGAACCTGCCGCCGACACGTAGACCGGTCCGGCGTAGGTGGTCCAGTTGCCCGGGTCGTCGACCCACGCGCCGGTGCCGGAGCGGCGGAGGTAGGCGTCCATGGGCGCGGCGGCACCGGGCTTCTCGCGGATGGTGACGACGCAGTTCTTGCCGGTCGAGCTGCTGTAGGTCAGGTAGACGGTGCCGCGCTGGTCGCTGAAGTCGGCGACGTTGACGACGGTGTATCCGGAGCCGCATTGGCCGCCATAGAGCGCGGCGGACGCGGGCGACGCGACGACCACGACGCCCGCGGCCGCGGCCACGGAGAGGCCCACCGCTGAGGTCTTCCGGGACAGGCGCACGACGAGTTCCCTTCGTTCGGAGTCGGTGCGCCCGACGCTGGCATGCCCGGCCGGAACGAAGCCAGTGATCTTCGTCCGGGACCCGTCCGATGGACTTTGGACAAATGAGACCGCAGGTCAGCGGCTCATTCGATGCGGACGTCCAGGAAGATCGGGCGCTTGCCTGGGAACAGGGTCCGGCCTTGGAGGTCGACCATCTTCCAGTAGATCCGGCAGGTTCCCGGCTCTTCGGACGCCTGGACCAGGACCCGGATGTCGACGCTCTGCCCCGGCGCGGTGTGCGGGATCTCGACGCGTTCCGGGCTCTCGCAGGCCGCGTCGTTCACGCGCATGAGGAAGCGGGCGCTCCATGCGACGGTCCCGGTGTTGCGCAGCCGCCAGACCTTCTCGAACCACGCGCCGGGCTGGACGCGGGTGCCGTCGGGAACGGTGATGTCGCCTTCGAAAACCGAGTCGTCCACCTGCATCGCGGTCTTCTGCGGGGGCGCGTCCCCGTCGCCGCCCGGGAAGGCGAACGCGGCAACGGCGACGAGGGCGCCGAGCGCCCCGGCGGCGATGAGGCCGCCCGCTTGGAGGCGGGACCGCTTCGCGGGTGGCCGCCAGACGGTTTGCGGTCCGGTCACCTCATCGAGTTGTGTCCTCGGCGCGGGTATCCGAGCGCGCCGGGTCCCGGCCTGCGGAGGCGCAGCCTCGGGGGCTTCTCTTGTCCCGCCGGTCACGATGCCGTCCTGCGCCTCGGAGGTGTCGCCTGCCGCGCCGGAGTTCGCGTGCCGCGTCTCGGAGGCGCCGCTTCCGATGCCGGAGTGCGCATCCCGCGCTTCGGAAGTGCTGCGGGCCGGGGTGGAGGCCTGGTTCGCGTCCTCAGCGACGGCGTCTCGCGCGGCGAAAGCGGGGGCGGCATCCGGCACTCCGCCCCCGGCGAGCGCCCGGGCGCGGAGCCAGTCCTCGTGCCATTCCCGTTCGGTCCGCTCCGGGTCGCGGCCGAGCCTGTCGACCGCTAGGACCCGGACGAACTCCCAGGTCGTCCCCCAGCTCGGCAGGGTCCGGCCCTGGGCTGCCGCGGCGAGCGTCGACTTCGACGCGGCGGCGCCCATCCGCCCGCACATCTCGGCGAACGACGGGTCGCCCGCCTCCCGCTTGAGCCGCCACAGCCGGTCGGCGAACGCCGGAACCGGCCCCTCCTCCGGATCTGGGCGCTGTGCCTTGCGCCCGCGCCGTCCCCGTCCGTCGGCCTGTGCTGGTTCTCGCATGACTCCTACCCGGTCGGACACCTCGCACGATCAAGATCGTTATGCCCGGTCGCCGAAGATATCCACCGAGAATTCAACATTTGTCACCATTAGGAGCTATTTCCGGCTCACCTTCTTTGCCGGGAAGGGCGCGGCCTCGGCCGCCCGGCTGCTCCGCCTGCCCCGGGGGCCAGCAGCGGTGCCGCGTGCAGACCCGCCTGGAAGCGGGAACCGGCTTCCAGAACGGTCATGAGCGCGGCGACACGGCGGCGGTAGGTGCGCAGGGAGACGCCGAGTCGGCGGGCCGCGGTCTCGTCGGTGAGGCCCGCGGCAAGGGCGTCGAGGACGGGGCGGTCTTCGGGAGCGAAGTGCGGGGTCTCCGCGCGGAGGTAGGCGACGGGGTCTCCGGCCGCGGACCAGACCGCTTCGAAGAGGGACAGGGTGCCCTCGACCAGGGTCGGCGATGTGGTGACGGTGTAGGTGCGCGGGGTGCCCGGGACCTCTCGGGCGGCCATGATCATGACCCGCCGGTCCAGGATGATGACCTCGTGCGGAAGGGCCGCGGCGCTGACGCGGACCTGGGCTCCGCGGGACCGGACGGCGGCCAGATGGGCGCGGTCCGCCTCGTCGGCGAGGGCACGGGGGCCGAGGAGCTTGCGCGTCGTGAACTCGCCGTGCCCCATCCGGCCGCGGACCGCCGCACGCGCCTCCGGCAGCGACCAGGTCGCCAGGTCGCGCGCCGCGCACACGAACTCCGTGCGCAGTGCGGCGAACAGATGCCCGGCGCGGGCGACGAGCTCGGCGTCGCCGCGCACGGAGAAGACCTGCTCGTCCAGCACTCCCCCAGTCTGGCAGGTTGCTGCCAGGGGTTCGCCTCGGCGGACGTTTCTGGGGAAGGCTGACCGGCATGACCACTGCGACCTTCGCCCTCGGGGGCAACCTCACCGTCCGGCGGCTCGGCTTCGGGGCCATGCGGCTCGCGCGGAGCTCCTTCGGCGCGCCCATCCGGCCCTACGAGCAGGGCCTCGCCGTCCTCAGACGCGCGGTGGACCTCGGGGTCGACCACATCGACACCGCCGGGTTCTATGGGACGGGGGAGACCATGGCGAACCGCCAGATCCGGGACGCACTGCATCCGTACCCTCAGGGACTCGTCATCGCGACCAAGGTGGGACCGCTGCGGGACGACCGCGGGCTTCCGCTCGGCCAGGCCGGGCCCGACGGGCTCCGCGCGCTCGTCGAGACCGACCTCGCGGACCTCGGCCTCGACCGCCTCGACCTGGTGTACCTGCGAGTCGGCGGCATGAACGGGCCGGGCGGGGAGTCGATCGCGGCGCGCTTCGAGGCGCTCGCGGCGCTCCGCGAGGAGGGCCTGATCCGGCATCTCGGGGTGAGCAACGTCGACGCGGCGCAGCTGGCCGAGGCCCGTGCGATCGCGCCGGTCGCCTCCGTGCAGAACCCGGCGGGGCATGACGATCTGCTCACCGAGTGCGAGAAGTCGGACATCGCCTTCGTGCCGTTCTTCTCCATCGACTCCGGCGCCCTGTCCTCCGCCGCCGTCGCCACCGTCGCCGCCCGCCACGGTGCCACCCCCGCCCAGGTCGCGATCGCCGCGGCCCTGGCCTCCTCCCCCGCCACCCTCGCCATCCCCGGCACGGGCTCCCTGGACCACCTGGCCGAGAACCAGGCCGCCGCGAACCTCGAGCTCGACCCCGAGGACCTGGAACTCCTCCGCTGACACCCCCGCGGCCCGGCCCCGGACGTCGCACGGACGTTCGGGGCCACCCGCCGCCCCGAACGGGGTGTTCCAGGGGAATCCGCCGGCAGCCCGGTGGGGCCGGGCGGTCCAGAGCCCCGGACGTCGCGCGACGTCCGGGGCCACCCGTATCCCCGACGGGCGCTGGGGGCGGGCTCCGTGCGGAGCCCGGCGGGGGTTACTGGAAGGTGTAGGCGACGGCGTTCTCGGAGACGATGGGCTCGCCGACGGCGGTCAGGCCGCCCTTGACCTTGGAGTCCGGCTTCTGGATGAGGGAGACGCGGGTGCCGACGTCGCCGGGCTTGGAGAAGTCGAGCGGGGGCATCAGGCCCTTGGTGTCGAAGGCGCTCTGCGACTGGTGGGCCTTGTAGATCCCCTCGCGGGTGAGGTCCTTGTCGGCGCAGGCCTTCTTGAGCGCCTCGCCGAACACCATGGCCGAGACGTAGCCGAAGGTGACGCCGCCGTCGAGGGCCTCGCCCGGGTGCTTGGCCTCGTAGGCCGAGACGAGGGCCGTCATGCCCGGCTCCTTGGAGTCGTTCGGGAAGGCCGCGGTGATGAGGTGGAAGTTGGCCTCGAGCGCGGGCTTGGCCGCGGTCGCCAGGAGCTGCGGGCTGAAGCCCGGGTTGTTGGACAGGATCGGCACCATGAGGCCGCCCGCGGCGGCGACGCCCGCGAGGGAGGCGGACTGGCGGGGACCCGCGCTGATGAGGATCGCCTTGACGCCCTCGGCCTTCAACGCGCTGACCTGGGACGTCATGTCGGTGTCGGTCGGCTTGATGCGCTGCTCGACGATCGTCAGCCCGGCCTTCTCCGCCGCGAACTTGGAGCCCGCGAGCGCGCTCTCGCCGTACTCGCCCTCGAAGTACACGTGCCCGATCTTGTCGCCCTTCTTGATGCCCTTCTCCTTGAGGAGGAACTCGATGCCGTTGATCATCTCGATCTCGTAGGTGCTGCCGACGACCTGGACGTACGGGGCCTTCAGCAGCGCCGACGGCCACGCGGCCGGGACCGTCAGGAGCTTGTCGGTGGCGACGTTCGCGGCGATCGCGGCCATGACGGGCGAGCCGATGACCTGCGGCAGGCCCGCGACCTTCGGCTGGATCTCGGTGTAGGCGCCGACCGCCTTCTGCACGTCGTAGCCGTGGTCGCGCACGAGGACCTCGACGTCACGGCCGCACACGCCACCCGCGGCGTTCAGCTCGTCGAAGTACAGCTGCTGCGCCTGGGTGATGCTCTTGCCGAGGGTGGCGTAGACGCCGGTGAGGTCGGTGAGCGCACCGAGCGTGATCTTGTCGGCGGTGACGCCGGGACCGGTCTTGACGCCGTCGGCTCCGGTTCCGCCGCCGGACTCCGTGGACTTGCCGCTGCACGCGGTCCCGGTGGCGGTCACGGCGAGCACGGCGAGTCCGGCGACGATGTTCCTGATCTTCATGGGGTGGTCTCCTTGCGGGGGGTGAGGGAGGGGAGACGCAGACCGCGCAGGCCTGCGGGGAGGAAGAGGACGATGCCGACGACCGCCGCGCCGTACAGGTAGCGGGCGGCGTCCGACGGGCTGATGCCGCCCGTTCCGGTGGGGGCGACGAGGGGTAGCGCGTCGCTGTAGCGGGTGAGCATCTGCGGGAGCAGCGTCACGAAGGTCGCGCCGATGATGGCGCCGGACACCGAGCCGAGCCCGCCGATGACGATCATGGCCAGGTAGTCGAGTGCCAGGAGCATGCCGAAGTAGTCGGGGACGGCCCGCTGGAAGGTGAGCGCGAGCACCACCCCGCCGAGCCCGGCGTACATGGACGAGAGGGTGAACACCGCGGCGCGGGTCCGCGCCACGGGGATGCCGAGTACGCCCGCCGCGGTCTGCTGGTCGCGGATGAGGTTCATCGCGCGGCCCGGCCTGCCCTTGAGGACGCCCCGGGCGAACAACGCGGCGAGGCCGAGCAGGAGCAGCCCGAGGAACCACAGCTTCTCCAGCCCGCCGAACGGGATGCCGAGGACGACGACCTCGCCGGACCCGTCGAAGGCGAAGCCGAACACCTCCAGGGGTGGCACGGCACGCCCGTTGTAGCCGCCGGTCACCTCGTGCACGTTGAACAGGACGTGCTGGCCGAGGAAGATCAGCGCGAGGGACGCGATGCCCAGGTAGACGCCGCTCAGCCGGCCCGCGATCGGGCTGAAGGCGAGGCCCGCCAGCCC harbors:
- a CDS encoding branched-chain amino acid ABC transporter permease; this encodes MSRLRYLPLLLLLLPPFYLELFWLQAGLFVMAAAIGAIGLNLLTGSTGQLSMGHSFFLAVGAYGYVYFAGESTGEGSGHLVGLGLPPVLAVVCAVALAGLAGLAFSPIAGRLSGVYLGIASLALIFLGQHVLFNVHEVTGGYNGRAVPPLEVFGFAFDGSGEVVVLGIPFGGLEKLWFLGLLLLGLAALFARGVLKGRPGRAMNLIRDQQTAAGVLGIPVARTRAAVFTLSSMYAGLGGVVLALTFQRAVPDYFGMLLALDYLAMIVIGGLGSVSGAIIGATFVTLLPQMLTRYSDALPLVAPTGTGGISPSDAARYLYGAAVVGIVLFLPAGLRGLRLPSLTPRKETTP
- a CDS encoding ABC transporter substrate-binding protein; its protein translation is MKIRNIVAGLAVLAVTATGTACSGKSTESGGGTGADGVKTGPGVTADKITLGALTDLTGVYATLGKSITQAQQLYFDELNAAGGVCGRDVEVLVRDHGYDVQKAVGAYTEIQPKVAGLPQVIGSPVMAAIAANVATDKLLTVPAAWPSALLKAPYVQVVGSTYEIEMINGIEFLLKEKGIKKGDKIGHVYFEGEYGESALAGSKFAAEKAGLTIVEQRIKPTDTDMTSQVSALKAEGVKAILISAGPRQSASLAGVAAAGGLMVPILSNNPGFSPQLLATAAKPALEANFHLITAAFPNDSKEPGMTALVSAYEAKHPGEALDGGVTFGYVSAMVFGEALKKACADKDLTREGIYKAHQSQSAFDTKGLMPPLDFSKPGDVGTRVSLIQKPDSKVKGGLTAVGEPIVSENAVAYTFQ
- a CDS encoding spore-associated protein A; the protein is MRLSRKTSAVGLSVAAAAGVVVVASPASAALYGGQCGSGYTVVNVADFSDQRGTVYLTYSSSTGKNCVVTIREKPGAAAPMDAYLRRSGTGAWVDDPGNWTTYAGPVYVSAAGSCVDWGGTIGTASLTRYGTNCG
- a CDS encoding aldo/keto reductase, encoding MTTATFALGGNLTVRRLGFGAMRLARSSFGAPIRPYEQGLAVLRRAVDLGVDHIDTAGFYGTGETMANRQIRDALHPYPQGLVIATKVGPLRDDRGLPLGQAGPDGLRALVETDLADLGLDRLDLVYLRVGGMNGPGGESIAARFEALAALREEGLIRHLGVSNVDAAQLAEARAIAPVASVQNPAGHDDLLTECEKSDIAFVPFFSIDSGALSSAAVATVAARHGATPAQVAIAAALASSPATLAIPGTGSLDHLAENQAAANLELDPEDLELLR
- a CDS encoding NBR1-Ig-like domain-containing protein; translated protein: MREPAQADGRGRRGRKAQRPDPEEGPVPAFADRLWRLKREAGDPSFAEMCGRMGAAASKSTLAAAAQGRTLPSWGTTWEFVRVLAVDRLGRDPERTEREWHEDWLRARALAGGGVPDAAPAFAARDAVAEDANQASTPARSTSEARDAHSGIGSGASETRHANSGAAGDTSEAQDGIVTGGTREAPEAAPPQAGTRRARIPAPRTQLDEVTGPQTVWRPPAKRSRLQAGGLIAAGALGALVAVAAFAFPGGDGDAPPQKTAMQVDDSVFEGDITVPDGTRVQPGAWFEKVWRLRNTGTVAWSARFLMRVNDAACESPERVEIPHTAPGQSVDIRVLVQASEEPGTCRIYWKMVDLQGRTLFPGKRPIFLDVRIE
- a CDS encoding DNA-binding response regulator, with product MLDEQVFSVRGDAELVARAGHLFAALRTEFVCAARDLATWSLPEARAAVRGRMGHGEFTTRKLLGPRALADEADRAHLAAVRSRGAQVRVSAAALPHEVIILDRRVMIMAAREVPGTPRTYTVTTSPTLVEGTLSLFEAVWSAAGDPVAYLRAETPHFAPEDRPVLDALAAGLTDETAARRLGVSLRTYRRRVAALMTVLEAGSRFQAGLHAAPLLAPGAGGAAGRPRPRPSRQRR
- a CDS encoding spore-associated protein A gives rise to the protein MNFKRTATTAALSVTALAVTFAVAGPAAAATYGGECGSGYSVVNSAAIGSKGTVFLTYSFATGKNCVVAKRNSAGSAVLLEAGLSVSPVGTHWPAYDGGYYTSYAGPIYVSAAGKCVDWMGRITGTEAGKRGTNCG